The following nucleotide sequence is from Triticum dicoccoides isolate Atlit2015 ecotype Zavitan unplaced genomic scaffold, WEW_v2.0 scaffold36032, whole genome shotgun sequence.
CTACGTGCGTGCTTAAGGATATGAAGTTAGAGTTTGCCGTAAAGAATTTGAAGTTATGATCCCTCTCATCCAACTTTAGCTGCAGCACAGGCCCAGGCTGAGATAGCTAGAGCTGCTACTACCACTGCTAGTCCTAGCTCTTCGACTTCTCCAATGCTCAAGACTAAGGCTGAGCAGGTGATATATCTTCTTCAAGCTACTCACAGGAGTGAGTGAGGCGTAGCTAACCTCATGAAAAACCATGAGAGCTCTTGATGTCAAGGTCACTGAGATTCAGACTACAGTTGATAAGCTCAAGGCAGATGTTTAGTATGAAAAGATGAGTAGCAGTGATGATAACGGTGACACACTTCCGACCACGACTCGGTTTCAGACAATGCCCTGGTCTATTGCTGTTGTTGCGACTTCAGATACTCGAGCCATTGTGTCTTCTCCATCTGCTGCACCCTCGGTTGCCCATCCAGCAAATTACACCGTGCCAATTGCCTGATCCAAAACATATGATAGGCTCCTTCAAATCTTCGTGTTTaagtagagttgagccagctcgggCCCACATACTTGCATTTTGGTTGGTAAATCCTACCTTGCCGCCTGAGGACGCGATCTTTTCTTGTGGAAGAGTGGGCTGCCATAGCAACATTTCCAGCCGATGACGTTGTTGCTTCCATGCAGTGCTTCTAGTTTTGGTCCTGCTCGGAGCTGCACGTATGTTGACAATCTATAACTGCACACATTATTTCTCCGTGAGCAGAAGAATAGAAGGCTCAAATCCACCCCGTCCGCTCTTCCGCGACGCCCCGGCGCGGCATTCTGGCGAGCCACTTCTTCGTCCgttccccttcctccctctctccttcctcccCACCCCATGCCGCCTAGGTGTGCCGTTGGGCAAAGCTTGGGTAGTGTGGGCAGCGGAGGGGCTCCTCTGCCATCCTACCATAGTGGCGGCTGCACGGGATGTGGACAACAGGTAGAGCATTAGGTTTAGCATGGGCCATGGTGGCGGCTGCACGGCACGTTGATCGCCAAAGCCTGATCACGGTTTTCATAAGGCGACGATTCCATGAGAAAGGCACAGGTACAAAATCTCAATGATCATGCCTTCAAGAATGAAACAACATCCACAAATGTTGTCATCACCACACCAAAAAGACTTTGTCCAAAGAACAGCAGACCAATGGCATGGACAATGTCCGAGACATACCCCATTATTTTCATCCGAATTTATGAACTGTTAAACAcgatagaaaaaaaaagaaagtaCATTTTTCATCTATGAGGTACAGTGCGCTTGGCATCCGTGGTGCTGGTGGTGGTATTTTCAAGAAAAAAATCAAATTGCAGGGAGCATCGGTGATCCGGATTTGTTAAGAGATGCCCTCTAGTTGGGAGAGATTACCAGATCTAGATCGGGTCGCCTGGGATCTAATAAGTCTGGAAAACTCAGCATACTTACGAAATTAAGGCTGTATACTAAGTTTGGAATCTCGTGCGTGCACATGGTGCAGTCAGCAATGAGGCGTTTTCCCAGCTATAAGTACATCTCCTTTCTTTCTTTCCTAAGTACAACCACCTAGAGCTAATAGTACCCAACTAGCTTGAGTAGCACATTCCTTGCACATCCACAGAACTCGATCATGGCGGCCGTTCCTCCTAATGTCGAGGTCTCCATTGTCCCTGCACCCACTACATACAGAAAGACTATCCTCCGCAACCTGTGGTTGGGCCGCACTGGTGATGACACCCAGAAATCCCTTCTTGAGGTGGCCAAGTTTGGGCATTACGTTGTTGTCAACTGGACCGTATTTGAAGGAGAGGGCAACGGGGCGAAGCTAGTCGCCCGTGGACAAGGAAGCACCATATGCGCCGGTAGCTGGATATCTACGTACGTCATAGTGTTTGTGGATGGCAGGTAATCACAAGTATTTAAATCATCGTATTTATAAGTACTATATCCTTATCTAGTGTTTATATCCTTATTTTTTTAGTGACAGAACAGTTTAGAGTTATCCTAAGTTAAACTTTTGCAAGTCCGATATAGTTGACCCATAACGTACGCGACACCTGTGGCACGAAATATTTACAATTATATAATTCATTCATGATCAAACTAATGATACCAATTCAATGTGGTACAGATGTTGGTATGTTCTCTTCTGTAAATATGGTCAAACATGATGATGTTAAAGCTTGGAAAAAAGCTCACTTATTTTCAATAGGAGGGTTACCTTTCCTAGTATTTTTTGTTTCCTTTATTTAACATGATATTATTGTATGCCATGTTTCATGCGCAGGTTCAAAGGATCCACCCTTCAAGTGATGGGAAACGCCTTGGGTGTTAATGGTCAGTTGGCTGTTACTGGTGGGACTGGGGAGTTTGCTCTTGCAAGTGGTATCATCAAGGTGGATTTTGACAAACTTACTGGTGTTGACCACCTTACGGTGGAAGTGTATACACCAGTGTTCTTAGGACCGTGTTATGCAGCAGCGGAGAATTAGTCCCTTGGGCCTGATCTGATTTACCAGTTGCTCTGATCAAAATAAAGTTTTTGACTTAATCTCAGTTTCATCCATAATATGAGGGATACTGGTTGTTCCCAACTCATGTTTCCAGTTATAATATTTTTAGTTCATCTCAAAGCTTTTTACCACAACACcaaatgtaatccttttctcattcAATGTTGGTGTTTTCGTGCCATCAATGTGCGATTTTTCTTCAATAATGATACTTTATATTGATATCTTTGTCGCATCAAGGCTATTGAGATGTCAGTTAAACCTTGAGCTAGTTAGATATACTAAAGGCATTTTGTTCAGCACCTTAGCTGCCAACCCTCCGTATTAAAATACACTGTTAAAACGGAATGGTGTCAAAGTCAAATATGTTTGCTTCAAGTCGGTGACATAAAATTGATCATGCACAGTTGAAGGGAATGGTGTCCATAGACCTTCCAGGTAAGGTCATCATGATCTTACAATGCTCAAGTCGATCGATTCATGGTAATGCAAAAATCATCATGCACATTTGAAGCATGCACCCATCACCTGAAGTGTGAACCCCGCACGGGGTCCACATTTCAGGTGATGGGTGCAGATGAAGCGCTATGTTACGGTCACCAGCTATGTTACTCAAATTACCTCTCACCTCGTTAACTAAatgtcacataagcaaaattgctgagctAAACCCTATGTTATAATGTGCAAGTTTCTCCCAATATGGCCGGTCTAAAGGGGGTGATTCATGCTGTTATCATATTATGGTGGCCATTTATTAGTTTTTGTGGGACTAGCAaaaatgctcgtgcattgcaaCCAGAGAATGCTTAGATCATGGGTCCGTGCGTTATCATGGGAGAACACTCATGTTTGTGATGCTATCAAGATTCTTCTTAACCAAAACTTAATTATCCATTTTTTAAAGTATCATACATGCACAATACATGCATTTTTCTACATAAAGAAATAAGTGGTTGAATGCCCATGCATTGCTATGGAGAAGAAAAACAATTGATTGCATCTTTCCCACTTTGCAATTAAATCAAGGCACCTTGATCACCACAAACTCACTTGTTACCCAAGTAACATAAATCAACTTTAGTCATGGCCAACATGGGAGAAAAGTCTCTGATGAAAAAAAACTACGGATAGAGGTACTCTGAGTAGNNNNNNNNNNNNNNNNNNNNNNNNNNNNNNNNNNNNNNNNNNGAAACATTATACATCAATGTCACGGTTAGCAATCTCAACCATAGTATTGTCTGAATCTCCGTGCAAGAATTCAGAACATGCATCCTACCTACTTCTGCTTCTCAGCTTGAGAACCATTTAAAGTAAACAACTGAGCATTGTTGCCATGGTTAGAAATTCAATTGGGTTAAATTAGCAATGCATGTACAACATACCAGACAAAATCCGAGTTTATACACACACTACAATCATTGTGTGACGTCCCCGATTTGCCCGTACACTAATAATGCACGTAAATGTGTACGACAAAGACCAGGGAGTCACGAAAAGCTATCACAATACAACTCCAAACACAAATTAAAGTCATAcatgctttatattacaagccaggggccttgagggatgGAATAcacactacaagaaacctgttaatacATGACGGATCTAATCCTCCATGGATAAGTGAAATACTGTCATGGGTGTCCATACATGACGGACATGaagtccgtcatgtatatcgctttATAATTTGACATCGTACCTTCCTTGACGGTTCTTGACCGTCATGGATCTGCCCCAAGCCCGCCCAGGCCCAAACCATTGTGACGGAACAATCCGTCATGGATTAATGCCACGTAGGATTTTTGATTGACCAACATGGCTGCCTACATGGATACTATTTTCGTCATAAAAATCATCATGGATTTTGGTACAGTATAAATTGGGTCGAGCCCATTATTAGCAGATTTATTTCAGTCTAATTTTCAACCAATACGTTTTTAGCATAATGCATCACACAGATCCTAATGCCAACTTTGACCAAAGAGGAAGTATTTGGAAGTGTCAAACATTACACGATTCATTGAGTATGCAGCCAACTATATGTATGTACAACGTAGCAGTTTATTCCTCCAAAATCCTCTTTGAAATAATAACTTACAACATAGATTGACAAAATATATCACATCAAGGTTAGGAACCAGCACAGCCAATTTTACATCAACAAACCATATAAACTATTAAGAATCTTATTCATGTTCTCGTCCTCGGCCCTCTTGTGGCAATTATCATGTCGCAGCTGATTGTGATAGGAAACACCAAGTAGCTCGCTACCCAATCTTACCTAGCATATTTACAAGAATATTAGATATTTGTAGATATGACTAGATAATAGAAATAAAAGAATTGCAACAAAGATAAAAATGAATTACATGTTGTCTAAGATTCTTAAATCTTAATAATGCTACAAATGAGAATAACATTACATCTACTATAAAACAAGAAGAAACATGAGGTTTCTTAAAATTAATCCAAAGAAAAGCTGTGTCAAATGAAAGTCAAATGACAAAGAAACAAAACACACATCACAAAACTCCCAAGTGCTATAGTAGATGCAGCATACGGGCCTGGTTGTTCTGCAGCAGCACCTTTCCAATGTGCTACAAAATTTCAGCATCATGAATAATGAGAATGAATGGTGATAAATAGTATTCTATTTTATTTACTCAGGTTAGCTCATTCCACCAAGTAAATAGTCAGATTAAGTAACCATCAGATTCACCATTCCAATTGTGCAGATGTACAATAATATTAGTTGAATTTGCTTTCTTTCACTTAATAATTAACATGTTTGTAAACCAAATAAGAGACGGCATAACAGATTGCTTTAGAAAGTGAAATTTAAGCCAACAAACTGGCTATTGCATACATACATCTTCAATTACTTATCTCAGTAAAAGAAGAAATCCTAGTGTGTGATAATGATATGGGTGAGGGTACTCACTGGATACAGTATAGCAAGCAGCACAACAAAGGGCATAATACAACACACAAATGATAATTTAGCCTTGTAACACAACTATGTACAATAAAAGCATCATGTAGCACCCATGGTGGCACCAACGCCACAATATAACACTGCATCATTATTTCAATCCTAAGGAAGCATCCAACTTAAATCAAGCCATCGATTCTGAAGTATCTAATTTGACAACCTAACATAGCAAAACAAATCTCAAAACAGAGAGTAGGCATGCAGATATGTATACTAATAAATCTGTAGTAAATCTTAAAAACAGGGGACTGCATGATGGATTGGACAACAGCTACATCTGATTATCAAATAACCGTAGATCCAACCCTAACTGATCATATCTTGTGCATGGGAATAGAACAACGACTGCGCGCACTAGAAGAAATTCCAGATGGCTGCACGTACCGGTGATAGTGTTGGTGGGATTCATTGCGAGATGGTTCAGGCGACGTAGGAGGGCGTGGTGTGGTTGCCCTGGTTGTTGGCCATGATCTCAACCTGCTGCCACATGCCGGCGTAGGAGTAGGTCGTCCAGAGGTCGATGCCGATCAATGGACCCTCGCTCTTGGTCATCTCCTCCTCACACCCGTCAGAGCCCACGTCTGGGTTCGGTGGATCCGATTTGGGCGCCGGTGTTGGCTCCCAAAGTCGTGCCCTGGTGAGGTGGTGCCCGCCGGTGCCGTCCCCGGATGGACCACGTGTCATTGCGTCGCACCTCGCGTCTTCCTCTTGTCGGAGCAGTCACGTGCGCCTTGCATGTTTCTGCTGCCTTCCATCGACGGAGGAGAAGGCGAGACGACGAGAAGATCGAGATCTAGGAGTGACCTCGACGGATCCGGCCGCTGGCTCTGCAGATCCGGCCCCTGGCTCGGCAGATCCGGCGGATGCGGTGGGGCGACGTCCTTTCCTCCACCCAATCGGCGGAGCACAGGTTAGTGTCTGGAAGGAGCGGAGTTGGGCGTGGAGTTGCTTGTCTGGATGTTGCCTAGCCATGGGATGGTCTTGCGAGCTAGCTTCGGGGGCCGAGACTGGTGAATCTAACCGGAGGGAAGGAATGAGGGGAGCGAGGGGAGGATGAGGGTGTGCTACAAGCCGGCCATAGGCGCCGGAAGTCGCCAGAATCGGGCGACGCAGCAAGGAGTGGCGTGGTGGACAGAGAGGGGCTCGCGAGAGAGGACTGGCTGTGCCGctagggaggagggggagggggcgaggaggACGGTTTAGGGTTAGCACTATATACACGGATCGGTTAGGCGGGCTTGAGCGGGCTTGCGGGGCTGTACTAAGTCGTCCATGACAGTTTTGAAAATATTACTGAAAATTCGTCATGGATTAACAGATTTGTTGTAGTGACATAAGCtcaaatacaaacgagtcagcagaagcaacaatatctcactacatacataagttaaacaagttttgccttaagaaggctagcacaaacatcaacgatctAGACTAAGTATGCATCAGTATTAAAGGAATGagttgtatctatggactaaactacagaatgccagaagagaaggtgaaaggcctagcctatcgaagactaacaTCTTCTGGAGACCACCATCTTGCAGAATGAGTAAAGAATATCATTTTATAATTAACAAAAATGTTGTATCATTAACACCCAGAGATCCTTTCtggactccctgtgagaaagcaatcccggagccatcatcatatccaacacatatctcaagtatccatttctagttataataGATCAGGATACATCTGCGAGCGTCCATTacagtggacacgactattcgaatagataacttccttgcaggggtgcaccacattacccaacatgcttgattaACTCTGgaaggacacactttcctgggtcatgcccagcctgggaagatcaacacgtcatagccctacctagtctccatagagaggtccccgccggtctatatCCTAAGCGTTTCGGGGTCTTGggaccatcgccctttgcactctgCGTCATTGCGAGCAGGGTGTACTAGGAACCAACTTTGCCTGGATGGAGCTGGCCCAACCTTCCCGCAATGCTGAACTGGATGTCTGACAAAGTTTTCGGATAAAACGTaccacgtcgaggcccataactattctcgcgtggcggttagtgcgtataggctagtttcCCACTCAGATCAAATTCACAAACCTGTTAGTCCATTATTTAAAGAGGTGATGGCTGTCGGGACAAGTCCGGAGCTATCACCACCTCCTGGGTGATATTGCTAAATGGCCAGCCACTACCGTAAATCTCGCTGGTGCTCTCTAGGCCTGCCCAACTTTCACAAGGAACTGAAGTAAACTCAAGGTAACCTTGTGTCCAAAACATCAAGGGGGGAAactcgaggaatcaccctcgatgtatTCCACTCGATGTGATCGTCAAGGCGAacgaggaggaatcaccctcgaggttcacacttgaggggttgcatgactaagtcgtatcgggagtggtgaagAAGGAATCACCCTTCGTAGACCACGACTGTTtaactacactacagagatctcatcagaagtgatgtacgaggtatcaccctcggcactcgatggtaactttgCAGAGTAGTACAACTAAAGAGGGTGAGGTGttgtgtcgggctctggtcatcgattACCTTGATCGAGTCGTCGGTCAACAAGTCGGGGCAACTGGGAAAAGGTGGGTGCCACTGGTGAAATaccaaccaacctatactaagcagtttaggataagcaggtaaggtacaagagCAGGtagaaaagcaggctatgcatcagaataggagcgatCAATTATAgttgcaaaatctaatgcaagcatgagagaatggaatgggtgatatcggaGTGATCAAGGGNNNNNNNNNNNNNNNNNNNNNNNNNNNNNNNNNNNNNNNNNNNNNNNNNNNNNNNNNNNNNNNNNNNNNNNNNNNNNNNNNNNNNNNNNNNNNNNNNNNNNNNNNNNNNNNNNNNNNNNNNNNNNNNNNNNNNNNNNNNNNNNNNNNNNNNNNNNNNNNNNNNNNNNNNNNNNNNNNNNNNNNNNNNNNNNNNNNNNNNNNNNNNNNNNNNNNNNNNNNNNNNNNNNNNNNNNNNNNNNNNNNNNNNNNNNNNNNNNNNNNNNNNNNNNNNNNNNNNNNNNNNNNNNNNNNNNNNNNNNNNNNNNNNNNNNNNNNNNNNNNNNNNNNNNNNNNNNNNNNNNNNNNNNNNNNNNNNNNNNNNNNNNNNNNNNNNNNNNNNNNNNNNNNNNNNNNNNNNNNNNNNNNNNNNNNNNNNNNNNNNNNNNNNNNNNNNNNNNNNNNNNNNNNNNNNNNNNNNNNNNNNNNNNNNNNNNNNNNNNNNNNNNNNNNNNNNNNNNNNNNNNNNNNNNNNNNNNNNNNNNNNNNNNNNNNNNNNNNNNNNNNNNNNNNNNNNNNNNNNNNNNNNNNNNNNNNNNNNNNNNNNNNNNNNNNNNNNNNNNNNNNNNNNNNNNNNNNNNNNNNNNNNNNNNNNNNNNNNNNNNNNNNNNNNNNNNNNNNNNNNNNNNNNNNNNNNNNNNNNNNNNNNNNNNNNNNNNNNNNNNNNNNNNNNNNNNNNNNNNNNNNNNNNNNNNNNNNNNNNNNNNNNNNNNNNNNNNNNNNNNNNNNNNNNNNNNNNNNNNNNNNNNNNNNNNNNNNNNNNNNNNNNNNNNNNNNNNNNNNNNNNNNNNNNNNNNNNNNNNNNNNNNNNNNNNNNNNNNNNNNNNNNNNNNNNNNNNNNNNNNNNNNNNNNNNNNNNNNNNNNNNNNNNNNNNNNNNNNNNNNNNNNNNNNNNNNNNNNNNNNNNNNNNNNNNNNNNNNNNNNNNNNNNNNNNNNNNNNNNNNNNNNNNNNNNNNNNNNNNNNNNNNNNNNNNNNNNNNNNNNNNNNNNNNNNNNNNNNNNNNNNNNNNNNNNNNNNNNNNNNNNNNNNNNNNNNNNNNNNNNNNNNNNNNNNNNNNNNNNNNNNNNNNNNNNNNNNNNNNNNNNNNNNNNNNNNNNNNNNNNNNNNNNNNNNNNNNNNNNNNNNNNNNNNNNNNNNNNNNNNNNNNNNNNNNNNNNNNNNNNNNNNNNNNNNNNNNNNNNNNNNNNNNNNNNNNNNNNNNNNNNNNNNNNNNNNNNNNNNNNNNNNNNNNNNNNNNNNNNNNNNNNNNNNNNNNNNNNNNNNNNNNNNNNNNNNNNNNNNNNNNNNNNNNNNNNNNNNNNNNNNNNNNNNNNNNNNNNNNNNNNNNNNNNNNNNNNNNNNNNNNNNNNNNNNNNNNNNNNNNNNNNNNNNNNNNNNNNNNNNNNNNNNNNNNNNNNNNNNNNNNNNNNNNNNNNNNNNNNNNNNNNNNNNNNNNNNNNNNNNNNNNNNNNNNNNNNNNNNNNNNNNNNNNNNNNNNNNNNNNNNNNNNNNNNNNNNNNNNNNNNNNNNNNNNNNNNNNNNNNNNNNNNNNNNNNNNNNNNNNNNNNNNNNNNNNNNNNNNNNNNNNNNNNNNNNNNNNNNNNNNNGACTggagacatgatgtttacccaggttcaggccctctcgatcgaggtaataccctacttcctgcttaattgatcttgatgaatatagggttagtagagttgatctacctcgagatcgtaatggctaaaatccTAGGATTCTAGCCTATGCAATTGTGTTGTGTCCGCACGgattaaactctccggtttatatatgcCCTGGAGGGACCTAGGGTTTTACATGATCATCTTGCAGAGGAAGGAAAATATTACACCCGGACTCTAAACTTGCTATTTTACACATATGGAAGTCCTCTCCGGATACGGGAGATAGTCTTCAGCGATaatcttcacggcccaccagtccggcccataacaagtaatccgaccacctgaggaccccttaatccatgacACCCACAAAGAGTGCAGCAACACAGAGATTGCAACCGGGAGCTGAAAAGGAGGCGAGAGGTcgtgccgggagctgaagggaacgaggGAGACGAAACAAACGGGCTTCAGCCGAAGAGGCGCACCGTTCGGATTCAGTGTCCACTTACAGAAAAATGTTTCAGCTCCCGAGTGACCTTCCGTTTACCAATCATGTGTGGCAAAAATTTatatatcggctcggctcattcccgcaacgtgcggcgcatcgtgacgaggcgtggcgtggcgaggcgggcggcacaGGAGGAGCGcatgtggatgtccctcttgttctcattttCGTACAAGTAGGGaacgaacctcccttataaagaggtcctactccctctaaactagcaatatgGGATTAAACATTAGTAGTGccccttgccttgcacgaatgggctaagtgggcctctaggatttattaggaatttctaaaaaaatattaggcTAGCCCATAAGTAGATAaatttccagcaatcccccaccagatcccagaggcacacataaTTTGCCTTTGGTCTCAAAACactattttatataccggtacCGTAGTGGAGATAaatttccagcaatcccccaccagatcctagaggcacaataatttgcctttggttccaaaacactattttatataccggtactacagtggagactgttaagttgaatttCCACATAGAATTCTAtgttacactagtaagcaacttgaacagtggactaagCCTTGAACAGAGAGAGTATGAGTACATACGTAGCAGGAGCAGAAGCCCCGGTCTTGGGTGAAGTGTCCTCAccagccatgtcgtcgaagaggttgttgacgtccaggaagaagtcgtcgtcggggaagtagtcgtcggagtccggggagtacgtgacgaagaagtcagtagtcgcgctaagcgctccccaaaaaccttatcacccttctcccgtacggttctcaaagaggtgcggtttcgcaTGCCTACCGTCCCAAcccgcggtgcacgccgcaagtctGGGTGAGGAAGAGTGCAGCATCATAGAggttggaaccggtggcgagaggaagaagaagttctGGTGtgcctctctgagaggagcgacctcccttttataggcgagaggccgcgccgggagctgaagggaacgagggagatgaaacgaacagGCTTCAGCTGAAGAGGCGTGTCATCCAGATTCAGTGTCCACTTTCAGAAAAATGTTTCAGATTCCGAGTGACATTTCGTTTACCAATCGTGCGtgacaaaaatttagacatcggctcattcCCGTAACCCGCGGCGGGGCGgggtgggcggcggcggaggagcgcgcgtggatgtccctcttgttctcatcctTGTAcaggtggggaaagaacctcccttataaagaggtccaactccgtcTAAACTAGCAATGCAGGACTGAACTTTAGTAATGCACCTTGCCTTACACGAATAAGCTACGTGGGCCTTTAGTATTTATTAGAAATTTTTAAAATTATTATTGGGCCGGCCCGTAAATAGATAAAATTGGAGCAGTTGTAACTTCGGGAAAAACAAACTCTATGAGAGGATTACAACGGTATACGATTTATACTAGTGCGAACCATTAATTCATATTTGTTTTGAAAAGTACTGAACATGATTCGGCCACAGGATACTGCTAGGTGTGGCAGGCCATCATGTTCCTTCATAAATCCGAAATATGAAAATATCATAACAAATTGAGTAAATCATGCAAAGATCCAGAATACGGAAATACCAGTACTTAATATGGTTCAGGCTGAATCTGACGGAGCGTCTTGTCCAAATCACTTGCGAGCATCTTTTGATATTCCTCGCTGCCTGCTTGGAGCATATAATACTGAACAAGTGCTTTGAGCATATAATCtactccctcggttcctaaatatatgtctttttagggattctaatatagactacatacggagaaaaagaATGAGTCTACACTCTAGAATATATGTACATTAATCTGTATGTAATGCATATTCAAATCTATAAATAGacctatatttaagaacggagtaaGTACTTCGCTCGTAATCATTTTAGTATCCACCTGGCAAACAATATCGATTCATGTATAGTCAAAATTAACATCAAACATCAACCAAAACATATCCAAACAACTAAAAGCTGTACCAAGCAAAGAATTTCGAAATCCGCTGTTACCGTTACATTACACATTGTAAAACCATCAAAACTAAACCGCAATTGAGGAGTCTGTAGTTCGGttgaaaaaaaaacatgtttgTATTGTACTGTGTAGCACTATCACTCTTTTGGCAAAATACTGAACACCATCATTTTTTGTACAGGAGCAGCGCAGCCTGCAGCATGCCAGGTGCAGAGCCTGCTGGCTCACGAGCACTATGAAGAGAAATATGCCTGGTTAAAGAGCATCTGGCACAGTGTTGTTATATTAGTATCATCGTACTCTGAAAGAGTGTCGAATTCACGTGCCAGTGACTAGATATATTAGTCCTAAGATAAGCAAGTAGTGCCCCTACCACATCATCGATAGTTCGTCGTCTATCAACCAGGTACTTGTATATTGTCACAGATTTACACTTGGTCGCAGTATGAAAAGTGCAGAACGTTGTTTAAGCAGGAGGACAGGGCATCCAATACATATTATACGGTTTATTCTCGGCCGCCATTGTTTTGTCCTGGCTGTCATCGTCCATGTGCACACCGCTGCCATATGGTCGGCCATGCAAGGCAACCACTTCACCAGCACGTTCATCCAGGATTTATGACAATATATAATCTGGTGAGTTATTTTTGTCCACTAATACATATCTAATCATGTGAATGCATCTATATGTGTACANNNNNNNNNNNNNNNNNNNNNNNNNNNNNNNNNNNNNNNNNNNNNNNNNNNNNNNNNNNNNNNNNNNNNNNNNNNNNNNNNNNNNNNNNNNNNNNNNNNNNNNNNNNNNNNNNNNNNNNNNNNNNNNNNNNNNNNNNNNNNNNNNNNNNNNNNNNNNNNNNNNNNNGAATCGTGCGTGTCGGGCCGACACGGAGGTAATCTTGGGGTGGGTTGGGCCAGGATCGTGTTCGGGGGTGTAGCTATGGGC
It contains:
- the LOC119346004 gene encoding dirigent protein 6-like, which encodes MAAVPPNVEVSIVPAPTTYRKTILRNLWLGRTGDDTQKSLLEVAKFGHYVVVNWTVFEGEGNGAKLVARGQGSTICAGSWISTYVIVFVDGRFKGSTLQVMGNALGVNGQLAVTGGTGEFALASGIIKVDFDKLTGVDHLTVEVYTPVFLGPCYAAAEN